The following proteins are co-located in the Podarcis raffonei isolate rPodRaf1 chromosome 5, rPodRaf1.pri, whole genome shotgun sequence genome:
- the UGGT1 gene encoding UDP-glucose:glycoprotein glucosyltransferase 1 isoform X1, which yields MGTLIALIGIWVSFSLVKADSKAVTTSLTTKWFSTPLLLEASEFLAEEGQEKFWSFVETCQDFGSSSHDGTDYSSYYAMLQAASQNLSPLQQNLLKFALSLRSYAATVQAFQQIAADEPPPEGCNAFFVVHGEKTCESDKLKMLLQTASERPKPFIFKGDHKYPVSDPESPVVILYAEIGSEEMSRFHRLLVSKVNAGEITYILRHYIANPSKERVYLSGYGVELAIKSTEYKAKDDTQVKGADVNATVIGENDPIDEVQGFLFGKLRQLHPSLKEELKELRKHLVESTNEMAPLKVWQLQDLSFQTAARILAAPTVDALMVMKDLSQNFPTKARAITKTVVSSELRSEIEENQKYFKGTLGLQSGDSALFINGLHIDLDTQDIFSLFDVLRNEARVMEGLHSLGIVGLSMHNVLKLNIQPSDSDYAVDIRSPAISWINNLEVDSRYNSWPSSVQELLRPTFPGVIRQIRKNFHNFVLIVDPSHESSAELLSVAEMFLSNHIPLRIGLVFVVNDSEDVDGLQDAGVALLRAYNYVAQEVDNNFAFQTVISIYNKVNTGEKLKVEHVVSVLEKQYPYVEVNSILGVDSAYDHNRKEGRGYYEQTGVGPLPIVLFNGMPFQKEQLDPDELETVTMHKILETTSFFQRAVYLGELSNDQDVVEYIMNQPNVVPRINSRILMSDREYLDLTATNNFFVDDYARFTFMDSKHKTAAIANSMTYMTKKGMSSKEIYDDSFVRPVTFWIVGDFDKPSGRQLLYDAIKHQKSSNHVRIGVISNPSEDPTSNNTIIARAIWAALQTQTSNNAKNFITKLAKEENAKMLEAGADITEFAVGGMDIDIFKEAFDSPKVDFVLSHTMYSRDVLKLKKGQRAVISNGRIIGPLEDGELFNQDDFHLLENIILKTSGQKIKSHVQELGVEEDLASDLVMKVDALLSAQPKGEARIEYHFFEDRYSAIKLRPKEGETYFDVVAVVDPATRDAQRLAPLLMVLNKLINMNLRVFMNCQSKLSDMPLKSFYRYVLEPEITFSAEKLFVPGPVAKFLDMPQSPLFTLNLNTPESWMVESVRTPYDLDNIYLAEVESVVAAEYELEHLLLEGHCYDITTGQPPRGLQFTLGTSTNPVVVDTIVMANLGYFQLKANPGSWFLRLRKGRSDDIYRIYSHDGTDSPPDASDVVVVINNFKSKIIKVKVQKKLDMLNEDLLSDGTNENESGFWESLKWGFTGGQKKEEVKQEKDDVINIFSVASGHLYERFLRIMMLSVLKHTQTPVKFWFLKNYLSPTFKEFIPYMAEKYNFQYELVQYKWPRWLHQQTEKQRIIWGYKILFLDVLFPLAVDKFLFVDADQIVRTDLKELRDFNLDGAPYGYTPFCESRREMDGYRFWKSGYWASHLAGRKYHISALYVVDLKKFRKIAAGDRLRGQYQGLSQDPNSLSNLDQDLPNNMIHQVPIKSLPQEWLWCETWCDDASKKRAKTIDLCNNPMTKEPKLQAAMRIVPEWQDYDQEIKQLFRRFHEEKESGTLFETNETKPQSREEMAAHMEL from the exons GTACTGATTATTCCTCTTACTATGCAATGCTACAAGCAGCTTCCCAGAATCTTTCACCTTTGCAACAGAACTTGTTGAAATTTGCCTTGTCTTTGCGCTCTTATGCAGCTACGGTTCAAGCCTTCCAGCAG ATAGCAGCTGATGAGCCGCCACCAGAGGgatgtaatgcattttttgttgTACATGGAGAGAAGACTTGTGAATCTGACAAACTCAAAATGCTTCTACAAACAGCTTCAGAAAG GCCAAAGCCTTTTATATTCAAGGGCGACCACAAATACCCAGTCTCAGACCCCGAAAGTCCTGTGGTAATCTTGTATGCTGAGATTGGCTCTGAGGAGATGTCTAGATTTCACAGACTACTTGTATCAAAAGTCAATGCTGGAGAAATCACCTACATTCTTAGGCATTACATCGCT AATCCAAGTAAAGAAAGAGTCTACCTGTCAGGCTATGGTGTGGAGCTGGCCATTAAAAGCACAGAATATAAGGCCAAGGATGATACCCAGGTGAAAG GTGCAGATGTGAATGCAACAGTAATAGGTGAAAATGACCCCATTGATGAAGTGCAGGGATTTCTATTTGGAAAACTGAG GCAGTTGCACCCCAGTTTGAAAGAAGAACTGAAAGAACTAAGAAAACATCTTGTTGAAAGCACCAATGAAATGGCACCCTTAAAAGTGTGGCAATTACAAG ATCTGAGCTTCCAAACTGCTGCTCGTATTCTGGCTGCTCCTACGGTGGATGCTTTGATGGTCATGAAAGATCTAAGTCAGAATTTTCCCACAAAGGCTAG GGCAATAACAAAAACAGTTGTTTCTTCAGAACTCAGATCAGAAATTGAAGAGAACCAAAAG TACTTCAAAGGAACCTTAGGTTTGCAATCTGGGGATTCTGCCCTGTTCATCAATGGGCTGCACATAGATCTAGACACACAGGACATATTTAG TTTGTTTGATGTCCTGAGGAACGAAGCTCGTGTTATGGAAGGGCTGCATAGTTTGGGAATTGTTGGCCTTTCCATGCACAATGTGTTAAAGCTGAACATCCAGCCATCGGACTCTGACTATGCTGTAGATATCAGAAGTCCTGCTATTTCA tggATCAATAATCTTGAAGTTGACAGCAGATACAATTCTTGGCCTTCCAGTGTCCAGGAGCTGCTGCGCCCTACTTTCCCTGGTGTAATCAGACAAATAAGGAAAAACTTCCATAATTTT GTACTCATCGTAGACCCGTCCCATGAGAGCTCGGCAGAGTTGCTTAGCGTGGCTGAAATGTTCCTTAGTAACCACATACCATTGAG gATTGGACTGGTTTTTGTGGTTAATGACTCTGAAGATGTTGATGGTTTACAAGATGCTGGGGTCGCCCTCCTTCGAGCCTACAATTACGTTGCGCAAGAAGTTGATAATAATTTTGCCTTCCAGACGGTTATATCT ATATACAACAAAGTAAATACAGGAGAAAAACTCAAGGTGGAGCATGTGGTTAGTGTTCTTGAGAAGCAGTATCCTTATGTAGAAGTGAACAGCATCTTAGGAGTTGATTCTGCTTATGATCACAATAGGAAG GAAGGACGTGGCTACTACGAACAGACAGGTGTGGGGCCCTTACCTATTGTGCTTTTCAACGGAATGCCCTTTCAAAAGGAACAACTAGATCCCGATGAACTAGAAACTGtgacaatgcataaaatactagAAACCACCAGCTTTTTCCAGAGGGCTGTGTATTTG ggtGAATTATCAAATGATCAAGATGTGGTTGAATATATCATGAACCAGCCTAATGTTGTGCCAAGAATCAACTCACGGATCTTGATGTCTGACAGAGAGTACCTAGATTTAACCGCAACTA ATAATTTCTTTGTGGATGATTATGCTAGATTTACATTCATGGATTCCAAGCACAAGACAGCTGCTATAGCCAACAGCATGACCTACATGACCAAGAAAG GCATGTCCTCCAAGGAAATTTATG ATGATTCATTTGTTAGACCAGTGACTTTCTGGATTGTGGGAGACTTTGACAAGCCATCTGGAAGGCAGCTTTTGTATGATGCTATCAAACACCAG AAATCCAGTAACCATGTCCGGATTGGCGTGATCAGCAACCCCAGTGAAGACCCAACCAGCAACAACACAATCATTGCTAGGGCTATATGGGCAGCCTTACAGACGCAAACATCTAACAATGCCAAGAACTTCATCACAAAATTAGCCAAGGAAGAGAATGCAAAGATGCTGGAGGCTGGAGCTGATATTACGGAATTTGCTGTTGGA GGTATGGATATTGATATTTTCAAGGAAGCCTTTGACTCTCCTAAAGTGGATTTTGTTCTTTCACATACCATGTACTCCAGGgatgttcttaaactgaaaaaaGGGCAGAGGGCAGTGATCAGCAATGGCAGG ATCATTGGGCCATTGGAAGATGGTGAGCTTTTTAACCAGGATGACTTTCACTTGCTGGAGAATATTATTTTAAAGACTTCTGGTCAGAAAATAAAATCTCACGTTCAGGAGCTAGGAGTGGAGGAAGATCT TGCAAGTGATCTTGTAATGAAGGTGGATGCTCTTCTGTCTGCTCAGCCAAAAGGAGAGGCAAGAATTGAATACCATTTCTTTGAGGACCGATACAG cgCAATTAAATTAAGACCAAAGGAAGGAGAGACGTATTTTGACGTTGTGGCTGTTGTAGACCCTGCTACCAGAGATGCACAAAGACTTGCTCCTCTACTAATG gtaTTGAACAAACTAATAAACATGAACCTCAGAGTTTTTATGAATTGCCAGTCCAAACTCTCTGACATGCCTTTGAAAAG TTTTTATCGCTATGTTTTGGAGCCAGAAATAACTTTCAGTGCAGAGAAACTCTTCGTTCCTGGCCCAGTAGCCAAATTCTTGGATATGCCCCAGTCCCCCTTGTTTACTTTGAATCTAAACACGCCTGAGAGCTGGATGGTGGAGTCTGTAAGGACACCATATGATCTTGACAACATTTATTTAGCGGAG GTGGAGAGTGTTGTGGCAGCCGAGTATGAGTTAGAGCACCTCCTTTTGGAAGGGCACTGCTACGATATCACAACAGGGCAGCCCCCGCGAGGGCTCCAGTTCACACTGGGAACATCAACAAACCCCGTGGTTGTCGACACCATTGTTATGGCCAATTTA GGCTACTTCCAGCTGAAAGCCAATCCTGGTTCCTGGTTTCTGAGACTTAGAAAGGGAAGGTCTGATGATATCTACAGAATTTACAG CCACGATGGTACAGATTCTCCACCAGATGccagtgatgttgttgttgttatcaacaACTTCAAGAGCAAAATTATTAAAGTGAAG GTTCAGAAGAAATTGGATATGCTGAATGAAGATTTGCTAAGTGATGGAACAAACGAAAACGAATCTGGATTTTGGGAATCTCTTAAATG gGGCTTCACGGGTGGACAGAAGAAAGAAGAGGTGAAGCAGGAAAAGGATGATGTGATCAACATATTTTCTGTGGCATCAGGGCATCTATATGAGAGATTTCTCCG GATAATGATGCTATCTGtgctgaaacacacacaaactccagTGAAGTTCTGGTTCCTGAAGAACTATTTGTCACCTACGTTTAAG GAATTCATCCCATATATGGCTGAAAAATACAATTTCCAGTATGAACTAGTCCAGTACAAATGGCCACGATGGCTTCACCAGCAAACAGAGAAGCAGCGCATCATCTGGGGTTACAAAATTCTTTTTCTGGATGTGCTGTTCCCCCTTGCTGTTGATAAATTCCTGTTTGTAGATGCTGACCAG ATTGTGCGTACAGACCTCAAGGAGCTAAGAGATTTCAACTTGGACGGGGCCCCTTACGGTTACACACCATTCTGTGAAAGTCGCAGAGAGATGGATGGATACAGATTCTGGAAGTCAGGATACTGGGCAAGTCACTTGGCAGGAAGAAAATACCACATCAG TGCTCTCTATGTTGTGGATTTGAAGAAGTTCCGGAAGATAGCTGCTGGGGATCGGCTTAGAGGACAATATCAAGGCCTGAGCCAGGATCCCAACAGTCTCTCCAACCTTGATCAG GACTTGCCAAACAACATGATCCATCAGGTGCCCATTAAATCACTCCCGCAAGAGTGGCTTTGGTGTGAAACGTGGTGCGATGATGCTTCGAAGAAAAGAGCAAAAACCATTGATCTG TGCAATAACCCAATGACCAAAGAGCCAAAGCTGCAGGCGGCAATGAGAATCGTCCCTGAGTGGCAGGACTACGATCAAGAAATTAAGCAGCTTTTTAGGCGTTTCCACGAAGAAAAAGAATCAGGAACGCTTTTTGAGACAAATGAAACTAAACCACAAAGTCGAGAAG AAATGGCAGCGCATATGGAATTATGA
- the UGGT1 gene encoding UDP-glucose:glycoprotein glucosyltransferase 1 isoform X2: MGTLIALIGIWVSFSLVKADSKAVTTSLTTKWFSTPLLLEASEFLAEEGQEKFWSFVETCQDFGSSSHDGTDYSSYYAMLQAASQNLSPLQQNLLKFALSLRSYAATVQAFQQIAADEPPPEGCNAFFVVHGEKTCESDKLKMLLQTASERPKPFIFKGDHKYPVSDPESPVVILYAEIGSEEMSRFHRLLVSKVNAGEITYILRHYIANPSKERVYLSGYGVELAIKSTEYKAKDDTQVKGADVNATVIGENDPIDEVQGFLFGKLRQLHPSLKEELKELRKHLVESTNEMAPLKVWQLQDLSFQTAARILAAPTVDALMVMKDLSQNFPTKARAITKTVVSSELRSEIEENQKYFKGTLGLQSGDSALFINGLHIDLDTQDIFSLFDVLRNEARVMEGLHSLGIVGLSMHNVLKLNIQPSDSDYAVDIRSPAISWINNLEVDSRYNSWPSSVQELLRPTFPGVIRQIRKNFHNFVLIVDPSHESSAELLSVAEMFLSNHIPLRIGLVFVVNDSEDVDGLQDAGVALLRAYNYVAQEVDNNFAFQTVISIYNKVNTGEKLKVEHVVSVLEKQYPYVEVNSILGVDSAYDHNRKEGRGYYEQTGVGPLPIVLFNGMPFQKEQLDPDELETVTMHKILETTSFFQRAVYLGELSNDQDVVEYIMNQPNVVPRINSRILMSDREYLDLTATNNFFVDDYARFTFMDSKHKTAAIANSMTYMTKKDDSFVRPVTFWIVGDFDKPSGRQLLYDAIKHQKSSNHVRIGVISNPSEDPTSNNTIIARAIWAALQTQTSNNAKNFITKLAKEENAKMLEAGADITEFAVGGMDIDIFKEAFDSPKVDFVLSHTMYSRDVLKLKKGQRAVISNGRIIGPLEDGELFNQDDFHLLENIILKTSGQKIKSHVQELGVEEDLASDLVMKVDALLSAQPKGEARIEYHFFEDRYSAIKLRPKEGETYFDVVAVVDPATRDAQRLAPLLMVLNKLINMNLRVFMNCQSKLSDMPLKSFYRYVLEPEITFSAEKLFVPGPVAKFLDMPQSPLFTLNLNTPESWMVESVRTPYDLDNIYLAEVESVVAAEYELEHLLLEGHCYDITTGQPPRGLQFTLGTSTNPVVVDTIVMANLGYFQLKANPGSWFLRLRKGRSDDIYRIYSHDGTDSPPDASDVVVVINNFKSKIIKVKVQKKLDMLNEDLLSDGTNENESGFWESLKWGFTGGQKKEEVKQEKDDVINIFSVASGHLYERFLRIMMLSVLKHTQTPVKFWFLKNYLSPTFKEFIPYMAEKYNFQYELVQYKWPRWLHQQTEKQRIIWGYKILFLDVLFPLAVDKFLFVDADQIVRTDLKELRDFNLDGAPYGYTPFCESRREMDGYRFWKSGYWASHLAGRKYHISALYVVDLKKFRKIAAGDRLRGQYQGLSQDPNSLSNLDQDLPNNMIHQVPIKSLPQEWLWCETWCDDASKKRAKTIDLCNNPMTKEPKLQAAMRIVPEWQDYDQEIKQLFRRFHEEKESGTLFETNETKPQSREEMAAHMEL; this comes from the exons GTACTGATTATTCCTCTTACTATGCAATGCTACAAGCAGCTTCCCAGAATCTTTCACCTTTGCAACAGAACTTGTTGAAATTTGCCTTGTCTTTGCGCTCTTATGCAGCTACGGTTCAAGCCTTCCAGCAG ATAGCAGCTGATGAGCCGCCACCAGAGGgatgtaatgcattttttgttgTACATGGAGAGAAGACTTGTGAATCTGACAAACTCAAAATGCTTCTACAAACAGCTTCAGAAAG GCCAAAGCCTTTTATATTCAAGGGCGACCACAAATACCCAGTCTCAGACCCCGAAAGTCCTGTGGTAATCTTGTATGCTGAGATTGGCTCTGAGGAGATGTCTAGATTTCACAGACTACTTGTATCAAAAGTCAATGCTGGAGAAATCACCTACATTCTTAGGCATTACATCGCT AATCCAAGTAAAGAAAGAGTCTACCTGTCAGGCTATGGTGTGGAGCTGGCCATTAAAAGCACAGAATATAAGGCCAAGGATGATACCCAGGTGAAAG GTGCAGATGTGAATGCAACAGTAATAGGTGAAAATGACCCCATTGATGAAGTGCAGGGATTTCTATTTGGAAAACTGAG GCAGTTGCACCCCAGTTTGAAAGAAGAACTGAAAGAACTAAGAAAACATCTTGTTGAAAGCACCAATGAAATGGCACCCTTAAAAGTGTGGCAATTACAAG ATCTGAGCTTCCAAACTGCTGCTCGTATTCTGGCTGCTCCTACGGTGGATGCTTTGATGGTCATGAAAGATCTAAGTCAGAATTTTCCCACAAAGGCTAG GGCAATAACAAAAACAGTTGTTTCTTCAGAACTCAGATCAGAAATTGAAGAGAACCAAAAG TACTTCAAAGGAACCTTAGGTTTGCAATCTGGGGATTCTGCCCTGTTCATCAATGGGCTGCACATAGATCTAGACACACAGGACATATTTAG TTTGTTTGATGTCCTGAGGAACGAAGCTCGTGTTATGGAAGGGCTGCATAGTTTGGGAATTGTTGGCCTTTCCATGCACAATGTGTTAAAGCTGAACATCCAGCCATCGGACTCTGACTATGCTGTAGATATCAGAAGTCCTGCTATTTCA tggATCAATAATCTTGAAGTTGACAGCAGATACAATTCTTGGCCTTCCAGTGTCCAGGAGCTGCTGCGCCCTACTTTCCCTGGTGTAATCAGACAAATAAGGAAAAACTTCCATAATTTT GTACTCATCGTAGACCCGTCCCATGAGAGCTCGGCAGAGTTGCTTAGCGTGGCTGAAATGTTCCTTAGTAACCACATACCATTGAG gATTGGACTGGTTTTTGTGGTTAATGACTCTGAAGATGTTGATGGTTTACAAGATGCTGGGGTCGCCCTCCTTCGAGCCTACAATTACGTTGCGCAAGAAGTTGATAATAATTTTGCCTTCCAGACGGTTATATCT ATATACAACAAAGTAAATACAGGAGAAAAACTCAAGGTGGAGCATGTGGTTAGTGTTCTTGAGAAGCAGTATCCTTATGTAGAAGTGAACAGCATCTTAGGAGTTGATTCTGCTTATGATCACAATAGGAAG GAAGGACGTGGCTACTACGAACAGACAGGTGTGGGGCCCTTACCTATTGTGCTTTTCAACGGAATGCCCTTTCAAAAGGAACAACTAGATCCCGATGAACTAGAAACTGtgacaatgcataaaatactagAAACCACCAGCTTTTTCCAGAGGGCTGTGTATTTG ggtGAATTATCAAATGATCAAGATGTGGTTGAATATATCATGAACCAGCCTAATGTTGTGCCAAGAATCAACTCACGGATCTTGATGTCTGACAGAGAGTACCTAGATTTAACCGCAACTA ATAATTTCTTTGTGGATGATTATGCTAGATTTACATTCATGGATTCCAAGCACAAGACAGCTGCTATAGCCAACAGCATGACCTACATGACCAAGAAAG ATGATTCATTTGTTAGACCAGTGACTTTCTGGATTGTGGGAGACTTTGACAAGCCATCTGGAAGGCAGCTTTTGTATGATGCTATCAAACACCAG AAATCCAGTAACCATGTCCGGATTGGCGTGATCAGCAACCCCAGTGAAGACCCAACCAGCAACAACACAATCATTGCTAGGGCTATATGGGCAGCCTTACAGACGCAAACATCTAACAATGCCAAGAACTTCATCACAAAATTAGCCAAGGAAGAGAATGCAAAGATGCTGGAGGCTGGAGCTGATATTACGGAATTTGCTGTTGGA GGTATGGATATTGATATTTTCAAGGAAGCCTTTGACTCTCCTAAAGTGGATTTTGTTCTTTCACATACCATGTACTCCAGGgatgttcttaaactgaaaaaaGGGCAGAGGGCAGTGATCAGCAATGGCAGG ATCATTGGGCCATTGGAAGATGGTGAGCTTTTTAACCAGGATGACTTTCACTTGCTGGAGAATATTATTTTAAAGACTTCTGGTCAGAAAATAAAATCTCACGTTCAGGAGCTAGGAGTGGAGGAAGATCT TGCAAGTGATCTTGTAATGAAGGTGGATGCTCTTCTGTCTGCTCAGCCAAAAGGAGAGGCAAGAATTGAATACCATTTCTTTGAGGACCGATACAG cgCAATTAAATTAAGACCAAAGGAAGGAGAGACGTATTTTGACGTTGTGGCTGTTGTAGACCCTGCTACCAGAGATGCACAAAGACTTGCTCCTCTACTAATG gtaTTGAACAAACTAATAAACATGAACCTCAGAGTTTTTATGAATTGCCAGTCCAAACTCTCTGACATGCCTTTGAAAAG TTTTTATCGCTATGTTTTGGAGCCAGAAATAACTTTCAGTGCAGAGAAACTCTTCGTTCCTGGCCCAGTAGCCAAATTCTTGGATATGCCCCAGTCCCCCTTGTTTACTTTGAATCTAAACACGCCTGAGAGCTGGATGGTGGAGTCTGTAAGGACACCATATGATCTTGACAACATTTATTTAGCGGAG GTGGAGAGTGTTGTGGCAGCCGAGTATGAGTTAGAGCACCTCCTTTTGGAAGGGCACTGCTACGATATCACAACAGGGCAGCCCCCGCGAGGGCTCCAGTTCACACTGGGAACATCAACAAACCCCGTGGTTGTCGACACCATTGTTATGGCCAATTTA GGCTACTTCCAGCTGAAAGCCAATCCTGGTTCCTGGTTTCTGAGACTTAGAAAGGGAAGGTCTGATGATATCTACAGAATTTACAG CCACGATGGTACAGATTCTCCACCAGATGccagtgatgttgttgttgttatcaacaACTTCAAGAGCAAAATTATTAAAGTGAAG GTTCAGAAGAAATTGGATATGCTGAATGAAGATTTGCTAAGTGATGGAACAAACGAAAACGAATCTGGATTTTGGGAATCTCTTAAATG gGGCTTCACGGGTGGACAGAAGAAAGAAGAGGTGAAGCAGGAAAAGGATGATGTGATCAACATATTTTCTGTGGCATCAGGGCATCTATATGAGAGATTTCTCCG GATAATGATGCTATCTGtgctgaaacacacacaaactccagTGAAGTTCTGGTTCCTGAAGAACTATTTGTCACCTACGTTTAAG GAATTCATCCCATATATGGCTGAAAAATACAATTTCCAGTATGAACTAGTCCAGTACAAATGGCCACGATGGCTTCACCAGCAAACAGAGAAGCAGCGCATCATCTGGGGTTACAAAATTCTTTTTCTGGATGTGCTGTTCCCCCTTGCTGTTGATAAATTCCTGTTTGTAGATGCTGACCAG ATTGTGCGTACAGACCTCAAGGAGCTAAGAGATTTCAACTTGGACGGGGCCCCTTACGGTTACACACCATTCTGTGAAAGTCGCAGAGAGATGGATGGATACAGATTCTGGAAGTCAGGATACTGGGCAAGTCACTTGGCAGGAAGAAAATACCACATCAG TGCTCTCTATGTTGTGGATTTGAAGAAGTTCCGGAAGATAGCTGCTGGGGATCGGCTTAGAGGACAATATCAAGGCCTGAGCCAGGATCCCAACAGTCTCTCCAACCTTGATCAG GACTTGCCAAACAACATGATCCATCAGGTGCCCATTAAATCACTCCCGCAAGAGTGGCTTTGGTGTGAAACGTGGTGCGATGATGCTTCGAAGAAAAGAGCAAAAACCATTGATCTG TGCAATAACCCAATGACCAAAGAGCCAAAGCTGCAGGCGGCAATGAGAATCGTCCCTGAGTGGCAGGACTACGATCAAGAAATTAAGCAGCTTTTTAGGCGTTTCCACGAAGAAAAAGAATCAGGAACGCTTTTTGAGACAAATGAAACTAAACCACAAAGTCGAGAAG AAATGGCAGCGCATATGGAATTATGA